TACGTGGTTTCACGAGTATGTTGGCTATTGTGTTGTCCAAGAATTCTAAAAGCTTTAGCTGAACACCTGGATAAAGCTTCTCTAGCTCAATCAATACATCTCTAACTTTTGTTCTGAGTGTAGGTCTTGTTACTATATAGGGACATTCATATTCTTGAAAAGTATATCCAAGTAGGTATGCATAATATGTAGATTCATATTCGTATATACTTCTTAATGGTTTAACTCTCTTAACCAGTTTGTCGCTATGTGTTTCACTTAATGGATGGAGTTGTGCAAGCCTCATTACATCACCACGTATAATGTTTATAATATATGTCTGAATCTCGTCATCAAGATTATGTCCAGTAACCACTTTGTTTGCTTTTAGTTCTCTTGCATACATGTTTAAAATTCTTCTCCTAGCTATTCCACAATAAGTACATGCAGATATAGAGTACACATTGTTTTCTTTAGCGTATTCTAGATAAAACTTCATAAACCTATCAACACTAAAGCCTAGGATTTTCTCCATAGATACATAAATACAGTCTACACCAATATCTGAACAGAATTTTCTTACCGCAATATACATATCTTCACGTGTATAGCCAGCTATACCTTCATCTATCATTACACCAATTATGTTGTTAGGATTAACTATTTCTGAAAGTATATGTAGTACAACATAACTATCTTTGCCACCAGAGACTCCTACAACTACCCTATCTCCAGAACTTATCATAGAATAACGTGATATCTGTTCTTTAACTCTATAACGTATATCATTAATGAAACATTCTCTACATAGCCTTCTTCCACTATGTTTCTGAAAAAATATGGCTTGATTTTTGCCACAGACGCTACATATGACCATATATTGATATCCCACTTAACCATAATCGATTAATACATGATACTAATTATCTCTATCACTATGACTAATCTACTGACCTCCTCCCAGTCCTAAAGGACGAGGGTTCTGGGGAGATTTGGAGCTACATTCCCGTTCTCGGGATTCAGCCCTGCGCCTGGTCTTAGCGCATTACCCCACACATAGGGGGCTCAGGGATATGGTTTCTCGATATGGTTTCTCGATACCTAAAGAATACAGAGCTTATAAACCTTACCACGTTATCCCCGCCCTAAAGTGATGATAGAGTACTACAATGCACTAAATGCGGATTCATAGGCAATAGAGACGTAATTGCATGTATAAACCTGTTCTACAGATACACAAGATGTGGGGTGCTAGGGGTGCTCCTGAACGCCTCCAAGCCCGATGAGAACCCGAGCGAGATGTAGGGAAACAGAGATGAGGCAAGGAAATCAACCAACATAAACCTGCATCAGAGCTGAACCAAGATAGCGTTGAAAAGTTCACCGAAAAAGAATGTGCTAGAGGAGCGCTTGGAATGATAGAACACGGGTGGATGCTCTTATCTAGCATCATCAGGAGAATTCAAGTGATGTGATAAAGCTCCGAGGAGGTCAGTGAACTTTATGAAAAAGTGTGTTTAAAAATTAAAAGGACCTTATTAAGACCTTATGTAGACAGAGTAGCTACTGTCCCGAAGATATGCCTGGAACGCAATGTTTACGCTGTCTCCAGTGTTTAGTTCCATGTAGAACGACTGGTATATTATCATCGGCATGACTCCGCCTGGTTTGTTTGGATCAAGGAAGCCAAATGAGCTTGGCTCTACAGTAAACACCATATTGTTTAAACGGCTTTCACTAAATCCGCCCCTCTCAACCCAGTGCCTTACTCTAACTCTACCCATATCAGGGTTCGTGTGATCCGTCACAGTGAAATATGGAGCGTAGGGCTCGGTAAAGCCTGTACTGTAGGATACAGAGACCTGCATATTTCTGGTACCAGCGCTAATACCAGCTGACATAGAGTATTGTATTGTACGAGCCGAACCTACAT
This sequence is a window from Ignisphaera sp.. Protein-coding genes within it:
- a CDS encoding TIGR00269 family protein; its protein translation is MVICSVCGKNQAIFFQKHSGRRLCRECFINDIRYRVKEQISRYSMISSGDRVVVGVSGGKDSYVVLHILSEIVNPNNIIGVMIDEGIAGYTREDMYIAVRKFCSDIGVDCIYVSMEKILGFSVDRFMKFYLEYAKENNVYSISACTYCGIARRRILNMYARELKANKVVTGHNLDDEIQTYIINIIRGDVMRLAQLHPLSETHSDKLVKRVKPLRSIYEYESTYYAYLLGYTFQEYECPYIVTRPTLRTKVRDVLIELEKLYPGVQLKLLEFLDNTIANILVKPRIALPTCKICGEPTSPNRSICKFCELVEDIKKILHKLY